In a genomic window of Pseudomonas mohnii:
- the gcvT gene encoding glycine cleavage system aminomethyltransferase GcvT, with translation MGQRTPLYDLHLALGAKMVDFGGWDMPLHYGSQVEEHHQVRRDCGVFDVSHMTVIDVGGSQAKAWLQHLLTNDVERLHSSGRALYSAMLNEQGGIVDDMIVYRLDDGYRLVVNASTRNQDLAWMQAHLDGFDVKLSERSEMAMLAIQGPHARHKVAELVTQSRGNLIQLLKPFEGHPDGDWFIARTGYTGEDGLEIILPANQAPGFFNDLVGAGISPIGLGARDTLRVEAGMNLYGQDIDLAVSPLTSNMAWSIAWEPASRQFIGRTALEAEQSGGIQHKLVGLVLEERGVLRAHQVVRIADVGEGEITSGSFSPTLSKSIALARVPMATADRAEVEIRGKWYPVRVVKPTFVRHGKTLI, from the coding sequence ATGGGACAGCGTACGCCTCTGTATGACCTTCATCTCGCTCTCGGCGCGAAGATGGTCGATTTTGGCGGTTGGGATATGCCTCTGCATTATGGATCGCAGGTCGAGGAACACCACCAGGTGCGCCGCGATTGCGGTGTGTTCGATGTATCCCACATGACCGTGATCGATGTCGGCGGCTCCCAGGCCAAGGCCTGGCTTCAGCATTTGCTGACCAATGACGTCGAACGTTTGCACAGCTCGGGCCGTGCCTTGTACAGCGCCATGCTCAACGAGCAAGGTGGCATCGTCGACGACATGATCGTGTATCGCCTTGACGACGGTTATCGCCTGGTGGTCAATGCCTCTACCCGCAATCAGGATCTGGCGTGGATGCAGGCCCATCTCGACGGCTTCGATGTAAAGCTCAGCGAACGTTCCGAAATGGCGATGCTGGCCATTCAAGGTCCCCACGCCAGGCACAAAGTGGCCGAGCTGGTGACCCAGTCCCGTGGCAACCTCATCCAGCTACTCAAACCCTTCGAAGGGCACCCCGACGGTGACTGGTTCATCGCGCGCACCGGTTATACCGGTGAAGACGGCCTGGAGATCATCTTGCCAGCCAATCAGGCGCCAGGATTCTTCAATGATCTGGTCGGCGCGGGCATTTCCCCGATTGGCCTTGGCGCTCGGGATACCTTGCGGGTCGAGGCCGGGATGAATCTTTACGGGCAGGACATCGATCTGGCGGTTTCGCCGCTGACGTCCAACATGGCCTGGAGCATCGCCTGGGAACCGGCCAGTCGCCAATTCATCGGTCGCACGGCTTTGGAAGCCGAGCAGAGCGGCGGCATACAGCACAAACTGGTCGGTCTGGTGCTCGAGGAGCGCGGGGTTTTACGCGCTCATCAAGTCGTCCGTATCGCCGATGTTGGCGAAGGGGAGATCACCAGTGGTAGTTTCTCTCCTACGCTTAGCAAGTCGATTGCACTGGCGCGCGTGCCGATGGCAACTGCCGACCGCGCAGAAGTGGAAATCCGTGGCAAGTGGTACCCGGTCCGAGTGGTCAAACCGACCTTCGTACGCCATGGCAAAACCTTGATTTAA
- a CDS encoding ABC transporter permease, translating into MAHPAQRRWYPLVFAIAALVLLPLSVLLLSWQTIDQQIWSHLWDTQMSRLLGNTVTLVLGVGIGVTLLGVSLAWLTSLCEFPGRRWLDWALMLPFAIPAYVLAFVFVGLLDFAGPVQTLLREWFGTGMRLPRVRSTGGVILVLVLVFYPYVYLLARTAFLAQGKGLMEAARVLGQSPWQAFWRVALPMARPAIGAGVALALMETLADFGAVSVFNFDTFTTAIYKTWYGFFSLSTATQLASLLLLVVMLVLYGERRARGANRASNERPRVKALYHLRGFKALLAMSWCGLVFACAFVIPMLQLLVWFWQRGRFDLDERYAGLIVHTLYLGAMAALITVSVALVLAFARRLAPTQGIRAGVSLANLGYALPGSVLAVSIMLAFSYLDRELVIPLSAWLGGAGKPLLLGSLSALLLAYLVRFIAVAYGPLESSLARIRPSLPEAARSLGVSGPRLFFKVYLPLLLPGSLSAALLVFVDVLKEMPATLLMRPFGWDTLAVRIFEMTSEGEWARASLPALTLVLVGLLPVIGLIRRSAHRNS; encoded by the coding sequence TTGGCCCATCCCGCCCAACGCCGCTGGTACCCGCTGGTCTTCGCCATTGCTGCGCTGGTCCTGCTCCCCCTGAGCGTTTTGCTGCTTTCCTGGCAAACCATCGACCAGCAGATCTGGTCCCACTTGTGGGACACGCAGATGTCACGCTTGCTGGGCAACACGGTGACGCTGGTGCTTGGCGTCGGTATCGGCGTCACGTTGCTGGGCGTGAGCCTGGCCTGGCTCACCAGCCTCTGCGAATTCCCCGGCCGGCGTTGGCTGGATTGGGCGCTGATGCTGCCGTTTGCGATTCCGGCCTATGTGCTGGCGTTCGTTTTCGTCGGGCTGCTGGATTTCGCCGGCCCCGTGCAAACCCTGCTGCGCGAGTGGTTCGGAACGGGCATGCGCTTGCCTCGGGTGCGTTCCACGGGCGGGGTGATTCTGGTTTTGGTGCTGGTCTTTTATCCCTACGTTTATCTGCTGGCACGTACGGCGTTCCTGGCTCAGGGCAAGGGCTTGATGGAAGCGGCACGCGTCCTCGGGCAATCGCCCTGGCAGGCATTCTGGCGGGTGGCGTTGCCCATGGCGCGACCGGCCATCGGCGCGGGCGTGGCATTGGCACTGATGGAAACACTGGCGGATTTCGGCGCGGTGTCAGTGTTCAACTTCGACACCTTCACCACGGCGATCTACAAGACCTGGTACGGGTTTTTCAGCCTCTCCACCGCCACGCAACTGGCCAGCCTGTTGCTGTTGGTGGTCATGCTGGTGCTGTACGGCGAGCGTCGCGCGCGGGGCGCCAACAGGGCGAGCAATGAACGGCCACGGGTCAAGGCCTTGTATCACCTGCGAGGTTTCAAAGCGCTGCTGGCCATGAGTTGGTGTGGGCTGGTCTTTGCCTGTGCCTTCGTCATTCCGATGCTGCAATTGCTGGTGTGGTTCTGGCAGCGTGGGCGCTTCGATCTGGATGAGCGGTACGCCGGGCTGATCGTCCACACCTTGTACCTGGGCGCCATGGCAGCGCTGATCACGGTCAGTGTCGCTCTGGTGTTGGCATTCGCCCGGCGCCTGGCGCCCACCCAAGGGATCCGTGCCGGGGTCAGTCTGGCCAACCTGGGCTACGCCTTGCCCGGTTCGGTGCTGGCGGTGTCGATCATGCTGGCGTTCAGTTACCTGGACCGCGAGCTGGTGATTCCGTTGTCCGCATGGCTGGGCGGGGCCGGCAAGCCGCTGCTGCTGGGCAGTCTGTCGGCGTTGTTGCTGGCGTATCTGGTGCGCTTCATTGCCGTGGCCTATGGGCCGCTGGAAAGCAGTCTGGCGCGTATACGGCCTTCTTTGCCCGAAGCGGCACGTAGCCTTGGCGTCAGTGGGCCGCGACTGTTTTTCAAAGTGTATCTGCCGCTGTTGCTGCCCGGCTCATTGAGCGCGGCGCTGCTGGTCTTTGTCGACGTGCTCAAGGAAATGCCCGCGACCCTGCTGATGCGCCCGTTTGGCTGGGATACGCTGGCGGTACGGATCTTTGAAATGACCAGCGAGGGTGAGTGGGCGAGGGCATCTTTACCGGCGTTGACCCTGGTATTGGTAGGGCTGCTACCGGTCATCGGATTGATACGACGTTCGGCACATCGAAACAGCTAG
- the gcvH gene encoding glycine cleavage system protein GcvH, translated as MSDIPADLRFAESHEWARLEADGTVTVGISDHAQEALGDVVFVELTEVGKVFAAGDQSGVVESVKAASDIYSPVAGEVIAINEELSASPELLNSDPYGAWIFKLKPGNAADLDKLLDAAGYKAAIGE; from the coding sequence ATGAGCGATATCCCTGCCGACCTGCGTTTTGCCGAAAGTCACGAATGGGCACGCCTGGAAGCCGATGGCACCGTCACCGTGGGCATCAGCGATCACGCGCAGGAAGCGCTGGGTGATGTGGTGTTCGTCGAGCTGACCGAAGTCGGAAAAGTCTTTGCTGCCGGTGATCAATCCGGTGTGGTGGAATCGGTAAAAGCCGCGTCCGACATCTACTCCCCGGTTGCCGGTGAAGTGATCGCGATCAACGAAGAGCTGAGCGCCTCGCCAGAGCTGCTGAACTCCGACCCGTACGGCGCATGGATCTTCAAACTCAAGCCAGGCAACGCCGCTGACCTGGACAAGCTGCTCGACGCAGCGGGCTACAAGGCCGCCATCGGCGAGTAA
- a CDS encoding extracellular solute-binding protein — protein MLAPKRLLTALALTLIGSTAAQAADEVVVYSSRIDELIKPVFDAYTAKTGVKVKFITDKEAPLMQRIKAEGENATADLLLTVDAGNLWQAEQMGILQPFTSKTIDANIPPQYRASSHAWTGLSLRARTIAYSTERVKPGELTTYEALADKNWEGRLCLRTAKKVYNQSLTATLIEVHGAEKTEKILKGWVNNLSTDVFSDDVAVLEAINAGQCDVGIVNTYYYGRLHKQKPDLPVKLFWPNQADRGVHVNLSGIGLTRHAPHPEAAKALVEWMTTPEAQKIFADVNQEFPANPAVQPSAEVAAWGQFVADTLPVEVAGKRQAEAIRMMDRAGWN, from the coding sequence ATGTTGGCACCAAAGCGTCTATTGACCGCACTGGCCCTGACCCTGATAGGCAGCACCGCCGCCCAGGCTGCCGACGAGGTGGTGGTCTACTCCTCGCGTATCGATGAGCTGATCAAACCGGTGTTCGATGCCTACACCGCGAAAACCGGGGTCAAGGTGAAGTTCATCACCGACAAGGAAGCACCGCTGATGCAGCGGATCAAGGCCGAGGGCGAGAACGCCACCGCCGACCTGCTGCTGACCGTCGACGCCGGCAACCTCTGGCAAGCCGAGCAGATGGGCATCCTCCAGCCGTTCACCTCGAAAACCATCGATGCCAACATCCCGCCTCAGTACCGCGCATCGTCACACGCCTGGACCGGCCTGAGCCTGCGGGCGCGGACCATCGCCTATTCCACCGAGCGTGTGAAACCGGGTGAATTGACCACCTACGAAGCCCTGGCCGACAAGAACTGGGAAGGTCGCCTGTGCCTGCGCACGGCGAAGAAGGTCTACAACCAGTCCCTGACCGCCACCCTGATCGAAGTGCACGGCGCCGAGAAAACCGAGAAGATCCTCAAGGGCTGGGTCAACAACCTGTCCACCGACGTGTTCTCCGACGATGTCGCGGTGCTGGAGGCCATCAACGCCGGTCAGTGCGACGTCGGCATCGTCAATACCTACTACTACGGACGTCTGCACAAACAGAAACCTGATCTGCCGGTAAAACTGTTCTGGCCGAACCAGGCGGATCGAGGCGTGCACGTCAATCTGTCCGGCATCGGTCTGACCAGGCATGCCCCGCATCCGGAAGCCGCCAAGGCGCTGGTGGAGTGGATGACCACGCCTGAGGCACAGAAAATCTTCGCCGACGTCAACCAGGAGTTTCCGGCAAACCCCGCCGTACAGCCATCGGCTGAAGTCGCTGCCTGGGGTCAGTTCGTGGCCGATACCTTGCCGGTGGAAGTCGCCGGCAAGCGTCAGGCCGAAGCAATTCGCATGATGGATCGCGCTGGCTGGAACTGA
- a CDS encoding 2-octaprenyl-3-methyl-6-methoxy-1,4-benzoquinol hydroxylase: MRADLLIVGAGMVGSALALALQDSGLEVLLLDGSPLSVKPFDVQAPFEPRVSALSAASQRILERLGVWDGIVSRRSSPYSDMQVWDGSGTGQIHFSAASVHAEVLGHIVENRVVQDALLDRLHDCDLGMLANARLEQMRRSGDDWLLTLADGRTLRAPLVIAADGANSAVRRLTGVATREWDYMHHAIVTSVRSSKPHQTTAWQRFTDNGPLAFLPLERDGQQDWCSIVWSTTPSEAEQLMALDDEGFCRALERAFEGRLGTVLSADPRLCVPLRQRHAKRYVAEGLALIGDAAHTIHPLAGQGVNLGFLDAAVLTEVLLQASSRGERLADVKVLSRYERRRMPHNLALMAAMEGFERLFQADPLPVRWLRNAGLKMVEQMPEAKALFVREALGLTGDLPALAKA, encoded by the coding sequence ATGCGCGCAGATCTGCTGATTGTCGGAGCCGGAATGGTCGGCAGCGCCCTGGCGCTGGCGTTGCAGGACAGCGGGCTGGAAGTCCTGTTGCTGGACGGCAGCCCTTTGAGTGTCAAACCCTTTGACGTCCAGGCACCGTTCGAACCGCGAGTCAGCGCCTTGTCTGCCGCCAGTCAGCGGATTCTCGAGCGGCTGGGTGTGTGGGACGGCATCGTCAGTCGCCGCAGCAGTCCTTATAGCGACATGCAGGTCTGGGATGGCAGTGGCACCGGGCAAATCCACTTCTCGGCCGCCAGCGTGCATGCCGAGGTACTGGGCCATATCGTCGAGAACCGCGTGGTTCAGGACGCCTTGCTCGACCGTTTGCACGACTGCGACCTGGGCATGCTGGCCAACGCTCGTCTGGAACAAATGCGCCGCTCTGGCGACGACTGGCTGCTGACCCTGGCCGATGGCCGTACCCTGCGCGCGCCCTTGGTGATCGCGGCGGATGGCGCCAATTCGGCGGTGCGGCGCCTGACCGGTGTCGCGACGCGCGAGTGGGATTATATGCACCATGCAATCGTCACCAGTGTGCGTAGCTCAAAACCTCATCAAACGACCGCCTGGCAGCGCTTTACCGACAATGGCCCGTTGGCGTTCCTGCCGCTGGAACGGGACGGTCAGCAGGATTGGTGTTCGATCGTCTGGTCGACCACGCCGAGCGAAGCTGAACAGCTGATGGCGCTGGATGACGAAGGCTTTTGTCGCGCACTGGAGCGGGCCTTCGAGGGCCGGCTCGGCACCGTGCTCAGCGCCGACCCGCGCCTGTGCGTACCCCTGCGTCAGCGCCATGCCAAGCGATACGTCGCTGAGGGCCTGGCGTTGATCGGCGACGCGGCCCATACCATTCACCCGTTGGCCGGGCAGGGCGTGAACCTCGGGTTTCTCGATGCCGCCGTGCTGACCGAAGTGCTGCTGCAAGCGTCGAGCCGGGGTGAGCGCCTGGCGGATGTGAAAGTGCTGAGTCGTTACGAGCGCCGGCGAATGCCTCACAACCTGGCGCTGATGGCGGCGATGGAAGGGTTTGAGCGCTTGTTCCAGGCCGATCCGTTGCCTGTGCGCTGGTTGCGTAATGCCGGGTTGAAAATGGTCGAGCAGATGCCCGAGGCCAAGGCGTTGTTCGTGCGCGAGGCCCTTGGTTTGACCGGGGACTTGCCGGCGCTGGCCAAGGCCTGA
- a CDS encoding DUF4442 domain-containing protein, translating into MFKWLTQQFGKARLMRWFMGLYPPYLGAGVRVRHISDDFRDIQVSMGLSWYNRNYVGTQFGGSLYSMVDPFFMLMLMENLGRDYIVWDKAADIDFIAPGKGTVYARFNIDDTLLDEIRRQTAGGEKYLPQLQVDIHDGAGHLVARVGKTLYVRLKPQARQA; encoded by the coding sequence ATGTTTAAGTGGCTGACCCAACAATTCGGCAAGGCGCGGCTGATGCGCTGGTTCATGGGCCTCTATCCGCCGTACCTCGGTGCCGGGGTTCGAGTGCGGCACATCAGCGATGACTTTCGCGACATCCAGGTGTCCATGGGGTTGAGCTGGTACAACCGCAATTACGTCGGCACCCAGTTCGGTGGCAGCCTGTATTCGATGGTCGACCCATTCTTCATGTTGATGCTCATGGAAAATCTCGGGCGCGACTACATCGTCTGGGACAAGGCCGCCGACATCGATTTCATCGCGCCAGGCAAAGGCACGGTGTATGCCCGTTTCAACATCGACGACACCTTGCTCGACGAGATCCGTCGGCAGACCGCGGGTGGCGAAAAGTACCTGCCGCAATTGCAGGTCGATATTCACGACGGTGCTGGCCATCTGGTGGCGCGCGTCGGAAAAACCCTTTACGTGCGGCTCAAGCCGCAAGCGAGACAGGCTTAA
- a CDS encoding DegT/DnrJ/EryC1/StrS family aminotransferase, which translates to MSQLPFLPFSKPTIDEATIAAVGEVLRSGWITSGPKVQAFEAQLSEYFGGRPVRTFNSGTCTMEIALRIAGIGAGDEVITTPISWVATANVILEVGATPVFADIDPVTRNIDLDQVEAAITPRTKAIIPVYLAGLPVDMTRLYALAHKHGLRIIEDAAQALGSSWKGQRIGATGDFVSFSFQANKNVTSSEGGCLVLNNAEEVKLAEKYRLQGVTRSGFDGLDVDVLGGKFNMTDVAAAIGLGQFAHLEAITAHRRELAKHYFSCFGEDFEAQYGAQLPPADFENSNWHLFQLVLPERQDGKPARATFMEQMQALGIGIGYHYPPIHLLSLYRERGFKEGMFPTAERVGRLIVSLPMFTAMTKADVERSVAAVKAVLKP; encoded by the coding sequence ATGAGCCAACTGCCTTTCCTGCCCTTCTCCAAACCCACTATCGACGAAGCCACCATCGCGGCCGTCGGTGAGGTCCTGCGTTCGGGCTGGATTACCAGCGGCCCCAAGGTTCAGGCCTTTGAAGCGCAACTGTCGGAGTACTTTGGCGGACGCCCGGTGCGCACGTTCAACTCCGGCACCTGCACCATGGAAATCGCCTTGCGCATCGCCGGCATCGGAGCGGGTGACGAAGTGATCACCACCCCGATTTCCTGGGTCGCCACCGCCAACGTCATTCTGGAAGTCGGCGCCACACCGGTGTTCGCCGATATCGACCCGGTGACCCGCAATATCGATCTGGATCAGGTGGAAGCCGCGATCACCCCACGCACCAAAGCCATCATCCCGGTGTATTTGGCTGGCTTGCCCGTGGACATGACTCGCCTGTACGCCCTGGCACACAAGCATGGCCTGCGGATCATCGAAGACGCGGCGCAAGCGTTGGGCTCAAGCTGGAAAGGCCAGCGCATCGGCGCGACCGGCGATTTCGTTTCCTTCAGCTTTCAGGCAAACAAGAACGTCACCTCGTCGGAGGGCGGCTGCCTGGTGCTGAACAATGCCGAAGAAGTGAAGCTGGCAGAAAAATACCGCTTGCAGGGCGTTACGCGCAGCGGCTTTGATGGCCTGGATGTCGATGTGCTGGGCGGCAAGTTCAACATGACCGATGTCGCAGCGGCCATTGGCTTGGGGCAATTCGCCCATCTCGAAGCGATCACCGCGCATCGGCGCGAACTGGCCAAACACTACTTCAGTTGCTTTGGCGAAGATTTTGAAGCGCAGTACGGGGCACAACTCCCTCCGGCGGACTTCGAGAACAGTAACTGGCATTTGTTCCAGCTGGTATTGCCTGAACGCCAGGATGGCAAACCGGCCCGAGCCACTTTCATGGAACAGATGCAGGCATTGGGTATCGGTATCGGCTATCACTACCCGCCGATTCACTTGCTGAGTCTTTACCGCGAGCGCGGTTTCAAGGAGGGGATGTTCCCGACAGCCGAACGGGTGGGACGCTTGATTGTCTCGCTGCCGATGTTTACGGCGATGACCAAAGCGGACGTCGAACGCTCGGTGGCAGCGGTCAAAGCCGTGCTCAAGCCTTGA
- the ubiH gene encoding 2-octaprenyl-6-methoxyphenyl hydroxylase — protein MSRVNLAIIGGGLVGASLALALQAGAKARGWKILLIEPFAPGHTWQPSYDARSTALSFGARQIYQRLGVWQEISRRAEPIKQIHVSDRGRFSTARLSAMEEGVPALGYVVENAWLGQCLWQGLDTDVVSWRCPAEVTRMEPLTDGYRLTLNDETTLECDLAVLADGGRSGLREQLGIGVKKRPYNQSALIANITPSEAHNGMAFERFTDDGPMALLPLQDNRCALVWTRQGMDAQRLAALDERSFLSELQGVFGYRLGTLKQVGARHLYPLSLVEAEEQVRPHLAILGNAAHSLHPIAGQGFNLSLRDAQALADALLASEQVLGDFATLQAYRERQRLDQNLTVGFSDQVTRLFGSTQPLVSMGRNLGLLGLDLLPPAKRWFARQAMGLGTRPDV, from the coding sequence ATGAGTCGAGTCAATCTGGCGATTATCGGTGGTGGCCTGGTCGGTGCCAGCCTGGCGTTGGCCTTGCAGGCCGGGGCCAAGGCCCGTGGCTGGAAGATCCTGTTGATCGAACCTTTCGCTCCCGGTCACACCTGGCAACCCAGCTACGACGCGCGCTCCACGGCGTTGTCCTTTGGCGCCCGGCAGATTTATCAGCGTTTGGGCGTGTGGCAGGAGATTTCCCGCCGAGCCGAGCCGATCAAACAGATTCACGTCTCCGACCGTGGGCGCTTTTCCACGGCGCGGCTGTCGGCGATGGAAGAGGGCGTTCCCGCGCTGGGTTACGTGGTGGAAAACGCCTGGCTCGGGCAATGCCTGTGGCAAGGCCTGGACACTGACGTGGTCAGTTGGCGCTGCCCGGCGGAAGTCACGCGCATGGAGCCGCTGACCGATGGCTATCGCCTGACCCTCAATGACGAAACCACTCTGGAGTGCGACCTGGCTGTGCTCGCTGACGGCGGCCGTTCCGGCCTGCGCGAGCAGTTGGGCATCGGCGTCAAGAAACGCCCGTACAACCAGAGTGCGCTGATCGCCAACATTACGCCGAGCGAAGCCCATAACGGCATGGCATTCGAGCGCTTCACCGACGATGGACCGATGGCGTTGCTGCCGCTGCAGGATAACCGTTGTGCGCTGGTCTGGACTCGCCAGGGCATGGACGCGCAAAGGCTGGCCGCCCTCGATGAACGCAGTTTTCTCAGTGAATTGCAGGGTGTGTTCGGCTATCGCCTCGGCACCCTGAAGCAGGTCGGCGCCCGGCATCTGTATCCGCTGTCGCTGGTGGAGGCCGAAGAGCAGGTGCGCCCGCATCTGGCGATTCTCGGCAACGCCGCTCACAGCCTGCATCCGATTGCCGGCCAGGGTTTCAACCTGTCTCTGCGCGATGCCCAGGCGTTGGCCGATGCGTTGCTCGCCAGCGAACAGGTGCTGGGGGATTTCGCGACCTTGCAGGCCTACCGCGAACGCCAGCGCCTGGATCAGAACCTCACCGTGGGCTTCTCCGATCAGGTCACGCGCTTGTTCGGCAGCACTCAGCCGTTGGTTTCCATGGGCCGTAACCTGGGCCTGCTGGGCCTCGATCTGTTGCCACCGGCCAAGCGCTGGTTCGCCCGGCAGGCCATGGGCCTGGGTACGCGTCCCGATGTTTAA